In Aminobacterium sp. MB27-C1, a single genomic region encodes these proteins:
- a CDS encoding Rrf2 family transcriptional regulator, with product MKLSTKTRYGLRAMIELARQYNGRTPLSIVDIASREHISERYLEQLFLKLRRQGLIESIRGPQGGYLLSRSPEEITISEIVEVLEGPIQIADCLEGTECLREGVCPARKLWVRLRESMDEVLMSTTLKDLAEDEESLE from the coding sequence ATGAAACTTTCAACTAAAACGCGGTATGGTCTTCGGGCCATGATTGAGCTGGCTCGACAATATAATGGGCGTACACCTTTAAGTATTGTCGATATAGCGTCAAGGGAACATATTTCAGAGCGATATCTTGAGCAGCTCTTTTTGAAACTGAGACGGCAAGGATTGATAGAGAGCATTCGTGGCCCTCAAGGCGGTTATCTTTTGAGCCGCTCCCCTGAAGAAATAACAATTTCAGAAATAGTCGAAGTTCTTGAAGGACCAATTCAAATAGCAGATTGTCTGGAAGGAACAGAATGCTTGCGTGAAGGAGTATGCCCGGCTCGTAAACTTTGGGTCAGGCTTCGAGAGAGTATGGATGAGGTTTTAATGTCAACAACTCTTAAGGATCTTGCAGAAGACGAAGAGTCTCTCGAATAG
- a CDS encoding MoaD/ThiS family protein, with product MILRLHAFLMYVAGQREFSIKAPATVKELLEKLSAEYGEKFDKWIWSEEEDGKKLMMGTIIMVNGKHIAHLNGIDTALCDDDVVNIFPPVGGG from the coding sequence ATGATACTTCGTTTACATGCTTTTCTTATGTACGTTGCAGGGCAAAGAGAATTTTCTATAAAAGCCCCTGCTACTGTGAAAGAACTTTTAGAAAAACTCTCTGCCGAATATGGAGAAAAATTTGATAAATGGATCTGGTCGGAAGAAGAAGATGGCAAAAAACTCATGATGGGCACTATTATCATGGTCAATGGCAAACACATAGCTCATCTTAATGGGATTGACACTGCCCTTTGTGATGATGACGTCGTTAATATTTTTCCACCTGTCGGAGGCGGCTAA
- a CDS encoding aminotransferase class I/II-fold pyridoxal phosphate-dependent enzyme — protein MKLPAFELERYFARYEFKTEFNLCPSDCESFSLSELLSMADDESRTLWENLRLEYTESQGLPLLRKEIASLYTGLSSENILLAVPEEGIFLAFNSILEPHDHIIALTPAYQSLYSIPESMGCTVTSWPVREEKGEWTIDIDGLEALIRPTTKMIVVNFPHNPTGYMPTEKDFLKIIDIASHHDLYLFSDEMYRFLEFDEASRLPSPCTLYEKAITLGGLSKAFGLPGLRMGWLASQNSTFLNICAQLKDYTTICASSPAEILSLIGLRNKERILHRNRTLLAKNLKEVEKLFSEYGNLLHWTPPKGGSIAYPELKSDISIETFCQKAIEQYGVMILPGTVFGSVENRFRVGFGRASFSEALKQFAVFLKNWKG, from the coding sequence ATGAAACTTCCAGCTTTTGAACTTGAACGATACTTCGCCCGCTACGAATTTAAAACCGAATTTAACCTTTGCCCATCGGATTGTGAAAGTTTTTCTCTCTCAGAACTCTTGAGTATGGCTGATGATGAAAGCCGTACTCTTTGGGAAAATCTACGGTTGGAATACACAGAATCGCAAGGGCTTCCTCTGCTGAGAAAAGAAATAGCATCCCTCTACACTGGCCTTTCGAGCGAAAATATATTGCTTGCTGTTCCCGAAGAGGGAATCTTTCTAGCCTTTAACAGTATACTAGAACCTCACGATCATATTATTGCCCTTACACCAGCCTATCAGTCTCTTTATTCCATTCCAGAAAGCATGGGATGTACAGTAACTTCCTGGCCTGTCAGAGAAGAAAAGGGAGAATGGACTATAGATATAGATGGACTTGAAGCTCTTATCAGGCCAACAACTAAAATGATTGTTGTAAATTTTCCCCACAACCCAACAGGATATATGCCGACTGAGAAGGATTTTTTAAAAATAATTGATATTGCATCTCATCATGACCTCTACCTTTTCTCAGACGAAATGTACCGCTTTTTAGAGTTTGATGAAGCTTCCCGCCTTCCTTCTCCTTGTACCCTCTACGAGAAAGCCATTACGTTGGGCGGACTTTCGAAAGCTTTCGGCCTTCCAGGTTTGCGTATGGGATGGTTGGCCAGTCAAAACTCCACATTCCTTAATATATGTGCTCAGCTTAAGGATTACACAACTATCTGTGCAAGCTCCCCGGCAGAAATTCTTTCTCTTATAGGGTTGCGAAACAAAGAAAGAATTCTGCATCGAAACAGAACTCTTCTTGCCAAGAATCTTAAAGAAGTAGAAAAACTTTTTAGCGAATATGGGAATTTATTGCACTGGACACCGCCAAAAGGCGGTTCTATCGCCTATCCTGAATTGAAAAGTGATATTTCTATTGAAACCTTCTGCCAAAAAGCTATTGAGCAATATGGAGTTATGATCTTGCCAGGCACTGTATTCGGCTCAGTAGAAAATCGGTTCAGAGTCGGTTTTGGACGGGCATCTTTTTCTGAGGCGTTGAAACAGTTTGCAGTCTTTCTGAAGAACTGGAAAGGGTAA
- a CDS encoding ABC transporter ATP-binding protein yields MSDEKQALLNVQNLHVSYGAIRALRGVSLQVYEGEIVCVIGANGAGKSTLMNALMAEVHREKGNVFFNGIPLAQRSYDVVKQGISLVPEGRRVFAPLSVYENLMMGAFPRKDSNKVQEDLEWVYSLFPRLEERQNQYAGTLSGGEQQMLAIGRALMSRPRLLLLDEPSLGLAPIIIKDIFKELRRINSEGVTILLVEQNARQALLLSHRGYVLQTGNIVMTGISEDLLNSADIRDAYLGTGRKKGLL; encoded by the coding sequence ATGAGCGACGAAAAACAAGCCTTGCTGAATGTACAGAATTTGCATGTCAGTTACGGTGCAATACGAGCTCTTCGTGGCGTTTCTCTTCAAGTGTACGAAGGTGAAATTGTATGTGTCATTGGTGCTAATGGAGCAGGTAAATCCACATTAATGAACGCTCTTATGGCAGAGGTTCATAGAGAGAAGGGAAATGTCTTTTTTAATGGCATTCCTTTAGCTCAGCGAAGTTACGATGTGGTGAAACAGGGCATTTCCCTTGTTCCTGAGGGGCGGCGGGTCTTTGCGCCGCTAAGTGTGTACGAAAACCTGATGATGGGAGCTTTCCCCCGCAAGGATTCCAATAAAGTGCAAGAAGACCTCGAATGGGTCTACTCTCTCTTTCCTCGCTTAGAGGAGAGGCAGAATCAGTATGCTGGAACTCTTTCTGGAGGAGAACAGCAGATGCTTGCTATTGGCAGGGCTCTCATGTCGAGGCCTCGTCTTTTATTGCTTGACGAACCTTCTTTAGGGCTGGCTCCAATCATTATTAAAGATATTTTTAAGGAGCTTCGGCGAATAAATTCTGAAGGAGTAACTATCCTCTTGGTAGAGCAGAATGCTCGTCAGGCGTTGTTGCTCTCTCACAGAGGCTACGTTTTACAAACAGGCAATATCGTTATGACAGGAATTTCTGAAGATCTTTTGAATAGCGCTGATATTCGGGATGCTTATCTCGGAACAGGGCGAAAAAAGGGTCTATTGTAG
- a CDS encoding ABC transporter ATP-binding protein, with product MAALLELKDVDKFFGGVHAVQNMSFALSEKEVVGLIGPNGAGKTTVFNVITGVYSPDRGRIFFDGEDISVLKTYQVIRRGIARTFQNLRLFPRSSVLENVMTATQQHEAYSFLEAVSHFGRWRTKETFIRDQSMELLSRVGLADRALQPAGTLPYGYQRRLEIARALALEPRLLLLDEPAAGMNPEEVLGLNELIQTIHREFQLAILVIEHHMDLVMEICPRIICMNFGAKIAEGTPEEIQNNPEVLKAYLGEEDEE from the coding sequence ATGGCGGCACTGCTTGAACTTAAAGACGTCGATAAGTTTTTTGGTGGTGTTCATGCTGTTCAGAATATGAGCTTTGCTTTGAGCGAAAAAGAGGTTGTTGGTTTAATTGGTCCCAATGGTGCTGGAAAAACGACAGTTTTCAACGTTATTACCGGTGTGTATTCGCCTGATAGAGGACGAATCTTTTTCGACGGAGAAGATATATCAGTTCTGAAAACATATCAAGTTATCAGAAGGGGAATCGCGCGAACCTTTCAAAATTTACGGCTTTTCCCGAGGTCGTCTGTTCTTGAAAATGTGATGACAGCAACGCAGCAGCACGAGGCTTATTCCTTTTTGGAAGCTGTTTCTCACTTTGGACGTTGGCGAACGAAAGAAACATTTATACGAGATCAAAGTATGGAGTTGCTCAGCCGTGTCGGCCTTGCTGACCGAGCTCTTCAACCTGCCGGAACGTTGCCTTATGGATATCAGCGCCGTCTGGAGATAGCACGAGCCCTGGCCTTGGAACCGCGCTTGTTACTTCTTGACGAGCCAGCTGCAGGAATGAATCCAGAAGAAGTTTTGGGATTGAACGAATTGATTCAGACAATTCACAGAGAGTTTCAGCTCGCTATTTTAGTTATTGAACATCATATGGATCTCGTTATGGAAATTTGTCCTCGTATAATCTGTATGAATTTCGGGGCGAAGATAGCAGAGGGAACTCCTGAAGAAATACAAAATAACCCAGAAGTGTTGAAAGCCTACCTTGGAGAGGAGGACGAGGAATGA
- a CDS encoding branched-chain amino acid ABC transporter permease, translating into MSGYTEGIITLLCINAIAAMGVSLLTGFTGIFTLGHAAYMALGAYTSAILTVQYGIHWLPAVLLGGGVAVIVAYGIGVPTLRLMGDYFAIASIGLGEAIRLILENWQSLTRGARGYPGIEPYTTLPVALSFFVIMGLCMFNLINSHYGRSFKACRDDYMAASLLGFHTARLRVLSLVISAFYCGVAGALLAGFLSFIQPIMFDMLKSTELTAVVVFGGLGSMVGTLVGTLIITLVTELFRPISQYRMLIYGAVLVIIMVLRPEGIMGGLDGRWLAKKVFRRKDHGGTA; encoded by the coding sequence ATGTCTGGCTATACAGAGGGAATTATTACACTTCTTTGTATTAATGCTATTGCGGCAATGGGGGTATCTCTCCTTACTGGATTTACCGGTATCTTTACGTTGGGACATGCGGCATATATGGCTTTAGGAGCCTATACGTCTGCTATTCTCACAGTACAGTATGGAATTCATTGGCTCCCTGCTGTTTTATTAGGTGGTGGGGTTGCTGTTATTGTTGCATATGGCATCGGTGTTCCCACTCTTCGTCTGATGGGAGATTATTTTGCCATAGCATCTATTGGCTTGGGAGAGGCTATTCGTCTCATTCTCGAAAATTGGCAGTCTCTAACCCGAGGTGCGAGAGGATACCCGGGAATCGAACCTTATACAACATTACCGGTGGCTCTCTCTTTTTTCGTAATAATGGGGCTTTGCATGTTCAATCTTATTAATAGTCATTACGGCAGGTCGTTCAAAGCATGTCGTGATGACTATATGGCTGCGTCACTGCTTGGTTTTCATACGGCGAGACTCAGAGTGTTGAGTCTGGTTATTTCAGCATTTTATTGTGGTGTGGCAGGGGCATTGCTCGCAGGATTCCTTTCTTTTATCCAGCCGATTATGTTTGATATGCTTAAATCCACGGAATTAACGGCAGTGGTCGTTTTTGGCGGTCTTGGGTCTATGGTGGGAACGTTGGTGGGAACTCTCATTATAACTCTGGTTACAGAGCTTTTCAGACCTATTTCCCAATATCGAATGCTTATCTACGGAGCCGTTCTTGTCATTATCATGGTTCTTCGCCCTGAGGGAATTATGGGCGGTTTAGATGGCAGATGGCTGGCGAAGAAGGTTTTTAGGAGGAAAGACCATGGCGGCACTGCTTGA
- a CDS encoding branched-chain amino acid ABC transporter permease, with translation MATFLQQVINGLSLGSVYALIAVGYSLVYSILLFSNFAHGGFLVIGGYICYVALKTMGLNIWMASLLSLVGAGIAAVLTERIAYKPIRERTNVTLYLLIASMGMSIVIENIFVIVAGGRFRALPPVIPTHPVQIFNIATTSAFDLLSFVVALVALGCLQLFLSRTKWGLAIRAAACDLRTAGLMGVNVNLLIAIVFFTAGALAAIGGIFLSVRYTLYPQLGVITIKAFVAAVIGGLGSLPGAVVGSLILGLAEMLAAGFISSQMRDLVVFSLLVITLLIKPTGLFGKQMSEKI, from the coding sequence GTGGCCACTTTTTTGCAACAGGTTATTAACGGACTTTCTCTTGGATCAGTATATGCCCTCATTGCTGTTGGCTATTCATTAGTTTATTCTATTTTGCTTTTTTCTAATTTTGCCCACGGTGGTTTTCTTGTTATTGGAGGATATATTTGTTATGTCGCATTGAAGACAATGGGGTTGAATATTTGGATGGCATCCCTCCTCTCCCTTGTGGGGGCAGGCATTGCGGCTGTTTTAACAGAACGAATAGCTTATAAGCCTATTCGAGAACGAACGAATGTAACCTTATATCTTCTTATTGCATCGATGGGAATGAGTATCGTCATAGAAAATATTTTTGTTATTGTTGCTGGTGGGCGTTTCAGAGCCTTGCCACCGGTTATTCCCACTCATCCTGTTCAGATCTTCAATATTGCCACAACAAGTGCTTTTGACCTTCTTTCTTTTGTTGTAGCCCTTGTTGCTCTCGGATGCCTTCAGCTTTTCCTCTCGCGAACAAAGTGGGGACTTGCCATTCGAGCGGCTGCGTGTGATTTGCGAACAGCCGGTCTTATGGGGGTTAATGTAAATTTGCTTATCGCCATTGTCTTTTTCACAGCAGGAGCTTTAGCTGCTATTGGTGGAATTTTTCTTTCAGTTCGCTATACCCTCTATCCTCAGCTGGGGGTTATTACCATCAAGGCGTTTGTGGCGGCCGTCATTGGGGGATTGGGTTCTCTGCCTGGGGCGGTTGTCGGCAGTTTGATTCTTGGGCTGGCAGAAATGCTGGCGGCTGGTTTTATTTCGAGCCAAATGCGGGATTTAGTGGTCTTTTCATTGTTGGTAATTACTTTGCTCATCAAGCCGACGGGCCTTTTTGGCAAGCAGATGAGCGAAAAGATATAG
- a CDS encoding ABC transporter substrate-binding protein, protein MKRGKRWRGAICFLIVSLLIGVLGVTSALAQEKPVKIGYLAALTGDWAAYGQTEEKSARLAVDELNAKGGVLGRQIELIVYDFRTRAEDAVNAVRRMIEEDKVVAIVGANGSGINIATAPLVNRYGVSQIGTVSTNPLVTVDEKGKVRPFSFRICFTDPYQGKLIAYFAAKELQRMNAAILYDVGNDYSHGLREFFMKSYGEYGGKVVADLGFRGGQDVDFRAQLTEIRDKKADVLILPNMGKEMALIMKQARELGMDDIIFVGGDGYGEFMWEIAGDAMENSYWINHVAPEDPAMQPFFQAYKEKWNDECKEFVNGVLGYDSIYWLVDAIGRAGSDDPKAIRDALASTTNLKLHHATITVDPENNTPKDKDGVVLVAKDGKGQFYKKIKP, encoded by the coding sequence GTGAAGAGAGGAAAGAGGTGGCGTGGGGCGATATGTTTTTTAATAGTGTCCCTTCTTATCGGAGTTCTTGGTGTTACCTCAGCATTGGCACAGGAAAAGCCTGTTAAGATCGGATATTTGGCAGCACTTACAGGAGACTGGGCTGCCTATGGGCAGACAGAAGAGAAATCTGCTCGTTTGGCTGTCGATGAGCTGAATGCAAAGGGTGGCGTTCTGGGAAGACAGATTGAGCTTATAGTTTATGATTTCAGAACACGGGCCGAAGATGCAGTGAATGCTGTCAGGCGAATGATCGAAGAAGACAAGGTTGTTGCTATTGTTGGCGCGAATGGAAGTGGAATCAATATTGCAACAGCACCCTTGGTTAATCGATACGGGGTATCCCAAATAGGAACTGTTTCTACAAACCCATTGGTTACAGTAGATGAAAAAGGTAAAGTACGTCCCTTCTCTTTCAGAATTTGTTTTACAGATCCCTACCAGGGCAAGCTTATAGCCTATTTTGCAGCGAAAGAACTTCAGAGAATGAATGCAGCCATACTTTATGATGTGGGTAACGATTACTCTCATGGCCTTAGAGAGTTTTTTATGAAGAGTTACGGGGAATATGGCGGAAAGGTCGTAGCTGATCTTGGTTTCAGAGGCGGGCAAGACGTAGACTTCAGAGCTCAGCTTACAGAGATTCGGGATAAAAAAGCCGATGTATTAATCCTTCCCAATATGGGTAAAGAGATGGCTCTTATTATGAAACAGGCTCGGGAACTCGGTATGGACGACATTATCTTTGTCGGTGGCGATGGGTACGGCGAATTTATGTGGGAGATTGCCGGAGATGCTATGGAGAATTCTTATTGGATCAATCACGTTGCTCCGGAAGACCCTGCGATGCAACCCTTTTTCCAGGCCTATAAAGAGAAATGGAACGATGAATGCAAAGAGTTCGTAAATGGAGTTTTAGGGTACGATTCCATTTATTGGCTTGTCGATGCTATCGGTCGTGCCGGAAGCGACGATCCTAAAGCCATTCGAGATGCACTTGCTTCAACTACAAATCTTAAACTTCACCATGCCACAATTACAGTTGATCCTGAAAATAATACTCCCAAAGATAAAGATGGCGTCGTGTTAGTCGCTAAAGACGGCAAAGGACAGTTTTACAAGAAAATCAAGCCGTAG
- a CDS encoding M20/M25/M40 family metallo-hydrolase: MPFVPSPEKLFSLCTELVSIPSITGKVGSENEAALFIERWLRHVPYFEKNSGNIFIVPIKNDSLNRFCVAAFLEADPPCKETIIITGHFDVVDTKGFGPLESLAFRPQAYTERLKKELLPTKARLDYEKGYYLFGRGVADMKYGLALEMALIEEYSKFPEKLHANLLFVAVCDEENMSAGMRSVVPWLRDFQKRRKLDYLACINTEPSVGEVEERGSLYLGTIGKIMPFFLCVGREAHVGEYFKGISAPLIASCLTTLVEGDAESSDSWKGRSFPPMACLKLADLRRNYAVTVPDMAIAFFNSMVVQKTPSDILAYMKKKAKQALAQALALRAFSEKKLFPDSYLKSEGEPLVITFEELVEDVAKEKKCTSLQVITEMNASFSPRASEHERGIEIVHALLRASGKRGPLIVLGFLPPWYPPRCNRDEERGEKVLRKVAQELVDYSSSLSKEPIEIKEIFEGIMDLSYMGFQGESSDIEAVAANTPLWNVDYTFPTDDLKNLNVSVMNLGPIGKDAHQFTERLDLSYALHILPSLFVKAIERIPKLYRAFYD, translated from the coding sequence ATGCCTTTTGTTCCTTCGCCAGAGAAACTTTTCTCATTATGCACAGAACTGGTATCTATCCCGAGCATTACGGGGAAGGTTGGTAGTGAAAATGAGGCGGCTCTCTTTATTGAGCGCTGGTTGCGCCATGTACCTTATTTTGAGAAAAACTCCGGGAATATTTTTATAGTACCAATTAAAAATGATAGCTTGAATCGATTCTGTGTTGCTGCTTTTCTTGAGGCGGATCCTCCGTGTAAAGAGACGATAATCATTACGGGACATTTTGATGTTGTCGATACGAAAGGATTTGGCCCTCTCGAATCATTAGCTTTTCGTCCGCAGGCCTATACGGAACGTTTGAAAAAAGAGCTTTTGCCTACGAAGGCTCGCCTTGACTACGAAAAAGGATACTATCTCTTTGGTCGTGGTGTTGCTGATATGAAATATGGACTTGCCCTTGAAATGGCTCTCATAGAAGAGTATTCAAAATTCCCCGAAAAACTCCATGCTAATCTTCTCTTTGTTGCCGTCTGTGATGAGGAAAATATGTCTGCTGGAATGCGAAGTGTTGTTCCCTGGCTTAGAGATTTTCAGAAGCGAAGAAAACTTGATTATTTAGCATGTATCAATACTGAACCTTCTGTAGGAGAGGTAGAAGAGCGAGGGTCCCTTTATTTGGGGACGATCGGTAAAATTATGCCTTTTTTCCTATGTGTGGGGAGAGAAGCCCATGTAGGAGAATACTTTAAGGGAATAAGTGCTCCTCTCATTGCTTCATGTCTTACTACCCTTGTCGAGGGAGATGCGGAGAGCTCCGATTCGTGGAAGGGGCGTTCTTTTCCTCCCATGGCGTGTCTGAAACTTGCTGATCTCAGAAGAAACTACGCTGTGACTGTTCCAGATATGGCAATTGCTTTTTTTAATAGCATGGTGGTGCAGAAAACGCCCAGTGATATTCTTGCCTATATGAAGAAAAAAGCGAAGCAGGCATTAGCACAAGCGCTAGCTCTTCGAGCTTTTTCAGAGAAGAAATTGTTTCCTGACTCATATTTGAAATCAGAAGGCGAGCCTCTCGTAATTACTTTTGAAGAGCTTGTTGAGGATGTTGCCAAAGAGAAAAAATGTACCTCTCTTCAGGTAATTACAGAGATGAACGCTTCTTTTTCTCCGAGAGCATCAGAGCATGAAAGAGGTATTGAAATTGTGCATGCCCTTCTCAGAGCGTCGGGGAAACGTGGCCCCCTTATTGTCTTGGGTTTTCTTCCGCCGTGGTATCCTCCTCGTTGCAACAGAGATGAGGAGAGGGGGGAAAAAGTTTTACGAAAGGTTGCGCAGGAACTTGTTGATTACAGCTCATCTTTATCGAAAGAGCCTATCGAAATAAAAGAGATTTTTGAAGGTATTATGGATCTTAGCTATATGGGATTCCAAGGCGAGAGTAGCGATATAGAAGCTGTAGCTGCCAATACGCCACTTTGGAATGTTGACTACACATTCCCAACTGATGATCTGAAAAACCTCAACGTGTCCGTGATGAATTTGGGCCCCATCGGGAAGGACGCCCATCAATTTACAGAACGTCTTGACCTTTCTTATGCGCTTCATATTCTGCCAAGTCTTTTCGTGAAGGCCATAGAGAGGATTCCTAAATTATATAGGGCCTTCTACGATTAA
- a CDS encoding mechanosensitive ion channel domain-containing protein — MKRSLVIKPLFLCLFLYLCLLPLAHTSSAALVPIQGIPSLTTNTQEDEGQSVFTPEIIQQRIEELQKDIDTLRSSQSLLLSEQVGLTQIQIDERQNLIESLIALYRRYVSFVERLEKVQGDYERQQADVQKDIAAFVPDSPPYSLGFYENYRGRLDTLSQEMETITYARRLSESAISSSNDKIRQAEQRIQMLKEEQSDTPIFEWEMQKSQLQLEKERITLALREKSVEENSVRLSMLETERKNVLEGLKWISQNLKYDEADLKRQVSQIKEREEELQKQASSLRKEVDRAREELVNAQTKVESETDSENAPVYRAQQKEKEAWYAYYQSALDQAEQAQIWAEETREIWETRYSLLQKELPTAELIKLSTEAEGRKKDLDNVLLGLQKQQVSLQSRLLTLDGAISAEQEGSSIFRALRRESEALKKQIELNTQYMTSLLSVSMLNSRLLEELEGWLSSVTLTEKVSLAGLERLKTILNFQLWSGDGYSISVKKLILAIVIVLFGFLISRKLTRGVKQRLLDRFDMDPTAAMALQKLIFFALIVAFILIALDMVNIPLTAFAFLGGALALGIGIGAQNIFSNLISGFILFISKPFRIHDTVQIDDILGTVEEIESRSTRIRTFDNVDVLVPNRYFLENRIINWNRTDQIIRGKVSVGVAYGSPVRDVERLLLVAASSHNNILTMPEPYAIFKDFGASTLDFDLYFWVDMRRAARFVVQSDLRYKIMELFAENNIEIAFPQLDLHFDTDIPLRVSVADNEKKDGHNEGDALR, encoded by the coding sequence ATGAAAAGATCATTGGTGATTAAGCCTCTTTTCTTATGCCTTTTTTTATATCTTTGCCTTTTGCCTCTTGCACACACCAGTTCAGCTGCACTTGTTCCAATTCAGGGGATTCCTTCTTTAACTACAAACACTCAAGAAGATGAGGGGCAATCTGTTTTTACACCGGAAATAATTCAACAACGGATAGAGGAGTTGCAGAAGGATATTGATACCTTGCGCTCTTCTCAATCATTGTTGCTTTCTGAACAGGTTGGATTGACACAAATTCAGATTGACGAACGTCAGAATCTAATCGAATCCCTCATTGCTCTTTATCGACGGTACGTTTCTTTTGTTGAGCGTCTTGAGAAGGTGCAAGGTGACTACGAAAGACAACAAGCAGACGTCCAAAAAGATATTGCGGCTTTTGTACCCGATTCACCTCCTTATTCTCTTGGCTTTTATGAAAATTACCGCGGTCGTCTCGATACTCTTTCTCAAGAGATGGAGACGATTACGTATGCCCGCCGTTTGTCTGAGAGTGCTATTTCGTCGTCGAATGATAAAATTCGCCAGGCAGAGCAACGAATTCAGATGTTGAAGGAAGAACAAAGTGATACGCCAATCTTCGAGTGGGAGATGCAGAAATCTCAGTTACAACTCGAAAAGGAACGTATTACTCTTGCACTTCGAGAAAAAAGTGTAGAGGAAAACAGCGTTCGGCTCAGTATGCTTGAGACTGAGCGAAAGAACGTTCTTGAAGGATTAAAGTGGATATCCCAAAATTTAAAATATGACGAGGCGGATCTCAAGCGTCAGGTAAGTCAGATAAAAGAAAGAGAGGAAGAGCTTCAGAAGCAGGCTTCATCTTTGCGTAAAGAGGTAGATCGGGCACGAGAAGAGCTTGTAAACGCCCAGACGAAAGTAGAGTCTGAGACTGATTCGGAAAATGCTCCTGTATATAGAGCGCAACAAAAAGAAAAAGAGGCGTGGTATGCCTACTATCAATCGGCGTTGGATCAGGCAGAGCAGGCTCAGATTTGGGCTGAGGAAACCCGGGAAATTTGGGAAACTCGATATTCATTGCTTCAAAAGGAACTTCCTACAGCTGAGCTTATAAAGTTGAGTACAGAGGCAGAAGGGAGAAAAAAAGACCTTGATAATGTTTTGCTGGGTTTGCAGAAGCAGCAAGTATCTCTTCAATCAAGACTTTTAACCCTTGATGGCGCAATTTCGGCAGAACAGGAAGGTTCTTCTATTTTCAGGGCCTTGCGTAGAGAAAGTGAAGCGTTAAAGAAACAAATAGAACTTAATACACAGTATATGACGAGTTTGCTGAGTGTTTCCATGCTCAACAGCAGATTACTTGAAGAACTTGAAGGATGGCTCTCATCTGTAACATTAACAGAAAAGGTTTCTTTGGCTGGGTTGGAACGATTGAAGACCATATTGAATTTTCAGTTGTGGTCTGGCGATGGCTATTCCATCTCAGTAAAGAAATTGATATTGGCAATAGTTATCGTTCTTTTTGGTTTTTTGATAAGTCGTAAACTTACGAGAGGGGTAAAGCAACGCCTTCTTGACCGTTTTGATATGGACCCTACGGCGGCCATGGCTCTACAAAAGCTAATCTTTTTTGCGCTGATCGTTGCCTTTATTCTCATTGCCTTAGATATGGTCAATATCCCGTTGACGGCTTTCGCCTTTCTCGGTGGTGCCCTTGCTCTTGGTATTGGTATTGGCGCTCAGAATATATTCAGCAATCTGATTAGCGGATTCATTCTATTTATAAGCAAACCTTTCAGGATTCACGATACCGTTCAGATAGATGATATTCTCGGAACGGTAGAAGAGATAGAATCGAGGTCGACTCGAATTCGAACCTTTGATAATGTCGACGTACTTGTTCCAAACAGATATTTTTTAGAGAACCGCATTATAAATTGGAATAGAACCGATCAGATTATTCGAGGGAAGGTCAGTGTTGGCGTGGCTTACGGTTCCCCAGTGCGGGATGTTGAACGTCTGCTGCTTGTGGCTGCGTCTTCTCATAATAATATCTTGACCATGCCAGAGCCATATGCCATCTTTAAAGATTTTGGAGCGAGTACTCTTGATTTTGATCTTTACTTTTGGGTGGATATGCGGAGGGCTGCGCGTTTTGTAGTTCAGAGTGATCTTCGTTACAAAATAATGGAACTTTTTGCTGAAAATAATATAGAGATCGCTTTCCCTCAGTTGGATCTCCATTTTGATACAGATATTCCACTTCGCGTTTCCGTTGCTGATAATGAAAAAAAGGATGGTCATAACGAAGGAGATGCTTTACGTTGA